One Parasphingorhabdus cellanae genomic region harbors:
- a CDS encoding type II toxin-antitoxin system HipA family toxin, with protein MARRKTHEPLNVLINNRLAGRLEKQTDGAIRFTYDRMWLDWEHRFPISLSLPLLPTKFRGEQVVAVFDNLLPDSDKVRQRVAERTGAQGTDSYSLLERIGRDCVGAMQFLPDGVDHDARAKVEGEPINELEIEAMLANLEAAPLGIDEDHEFRISVAGAQEKTALLRQEGQWKRPIGTTPTTHILKPQIGEIPSASGMIDMTNSVENEHYCLKLMEGFGLDVAQTEVATFGARKVLVVERFDRQWQDDGRLIRLPQEDCCQALGIPSSRKYQSTVQGGENGPSTVDILDLLQSSDDPLKDQADFFKSQIIFWLISATDGHGKNFSIFLKPGGGFALTPFYDVLSAQPVFDKKQIAHNKYKLAMSVGRSRKYKILDVHGRHFVETAKEAGLGPTLISKTLDEIIEHAPIALDYALAGMPKAFHTNIHKSISKAIKDRMSQLKTAFAEI; from the coding sequence ATGGCTCGCCGTAAAACACATGAACCGCTCAATGTCCTGATCAATAATAGGCTGGCAGGTCGTTTGGAAAAACAAACCGACGGCGCGATCAGATTTACTTATGATCGGATGTGGTTGGATTGGGAGCATCGCTTCCCAATCTCCCTATCACTTCCATTACTGCCAACGAAGTTTCGCGGCGAACAGGTTGTCGCCGTATTTGACAATCTATTGCCTGACAGCGACAAAGTGCGCCAGCGTGTCGCCGAAAGGACCGGCGCGCAAGGCACAGATTCATACAGCCTGTTGGAACGTATTGGCCGCGATTGTGTTGGAGCCATGCAATTTCTGCCCGATGGTGTGGACCATGATGCGAGGGCAAAAGTTGAAGGCGAGCCAATCAACGAATTAGAAATAGAGGCGATGCTTGCCAACCTTGAAGCAGCGCCGCTTGGCATCGATGAAGATCATGAATTTAGAATTTCGGTAGCCGGCGCACAGGAAAAAACAGCCCTTCTTCGGCAGGAAGGTCAATGGAAACGTCCGATAGGTACAACGCCGACAACGCATATCCTAAAACCTCAAATCGGAGAGATACCCAGCGCAAGTGGCATGATCGATATGACCAACAGCGTTGAGAATGAGCATTATTGCTTAAAGCTTATGGAAGGCTTTGGTTTGGACGTCGCACAAACGGAAGTGGCGACGTTCGGCGCACGTAAGGTACTTGTTGTCGAGAGATTTGATCGCCAATGGCAAGATGATGGCCGACTGATAAGACTGCCCCAGGAAGATTGCTGTCAGGCACTCGGTATTCCTTCCAGCCGAAAATATCAAAGCACGGTGCAAGGTGGAGAAAATGGACCAAGCACAGTCGATATATTAGACCTATTACAAAGCAGCGACGATCCTCTGAAGGATCAAGCTGATTTTTTCAAAAGCCAGATCATATTTTGGTTGATTAGCGCAACTGACGGACATGGTAAGAATTTCAGCATATTTCTAAAGCCCGGTGGCGGATTTGCTCTCACACCGTTTTATGATGTGCTCTCAGCCCAACCGGTATTTGACAAAAAGCAGATTGCTCACAACAAATATAAACTCGCCATGTCTGTGGGACGAAGCCGGAAATATAAGATACTGGATGTTCACGGCCGTCATTTTGTAGAAACTGCCAAGGAAGCCGGCCTCGGGCCGACGCTGATTAGCAAGACACTAGATGAGATCATTGAGCACGCACCAATTGCGCTAGATTATGCTCTGGCGGGAATGCCGAAAGCCTTTCACACGAATATTCACAAGAGTATCTCCAAAGCCATTAAAGATCGGATGAGCCAACTCAAAACCGCTTTTGCAGAAATTTGA
- a CDS encoding LytTR family transcriptional regulator DNA-binding domain-containing protein, translating into MYRCAFQVLQSWWVVSSEIKRLSRSGRKADLVMSNGSKAPVSSRFKSALEELLSFQNTEIPCASLH; encoded by the coding sequence ATTTATCGCTGTGCCTTTCAGGTACTTCAGTCCTGGTGGGTTGTCAGTTCCGAAATTAAAAGGCTCTCGCGCTCCGGTCGCAAGGCTGATCTGGTTATGTCAAACGGATCGAAAGCCCCGGTTTCTTCAAGGTTCAAAAGTGCTTTGGAAGAACTGCTATCGTTTCAGAATACAGAGATACCATGTGCCTCGCTCCATTAA
- a CDS encoding cupin domain-containing protein, whose translation MSQMHAADIIKHFEMKPHPEGGHFVETFRDDASTAIYFLLEAGEYSHWHRVHGSAELWHHYAGDPLELVLSSDGEERKAYNLGLRFERGERPMIVVPAGCWQMARSLGAWTLVGCTVAPGFDFKNFEMASPDWQLGMNRA comes from the coding sequence ATGAGCCAAATGCACGCAGCGGACATAATCAAACATTTCGAGATGAAACCGCATCCGGAGGGTGGGCACTTTGTTGAAACCTTCCGTGACGATGCTTCAACGGCGATTTATTTTTTGCTGGAGGCGGGCGAATACTCTCACTGGCACCGAGTGCATGGTAGTGCAGAGCTTTGGCATCACTATGCTGGCGATCCGTTGGAGCTCGTGCTTTCGTCAGATGGAGAGGAGAGAAAGGCATACAATCTGGGTTTAAGATTTGAGAGGGGTGAAAGGCCGATGATAGTTGTGCCCGCAGGATGTTGGCAGATGGCAAGAAGTTTGGGTGCCTGGACTCTGGTCGGATGTACCGTTGCGCCCGGTTTCGATTTCAAAAATTTCGAGATGGCATCGCCAGATTGGCAGCTCGGTATGAACCGAGCTTAA
- a CDS encoding helix-turn-helix transcriptional regulator, whose protein sequence is MQNRLKILRKERGWSQTVLGEKLDVSRQTINAIEAGRYNPSLPLAFKIARLFERPIEDIFQSNSEDI, encoded by the coding sequence ATGCAAAACCGTTTGAAGATTCTACGTAAAGAGCGTGGATGGTCGCAAACAGTTTTAGGTGAGAAACTGGATGTTTCACGCCAGACAATAAATGCCATTGAGGCAGGGCGCTACAATCCGTCCCTACCACTGGCGTTCAAGATTGCGAGGCTATTTGAACGACCAATAGAAGACATCTTTCAAAGCAATTCAGAAGATATTTAG